GTTGTTGTGCTCGTCGCGGCAGGTCTCATTTGGGCAGCGCTGTCCGGTGACTTGCAGGCCATGGTTAAAGATTTATCCAACCTTTTTTGAATCATCGGGAGGCGAATTGTCGATGAACAAGTTGAAACGAATGATGACGTGGGTGATGGCCACAGACGCTAACACGGCGGAAGAAAATACGAACCGGGGCCTGTGGTGGCTGGTGGGCATCATTGCCGTGACGCTCATTGCAGGGATTGCCTATTTCATGATCGGGCACCTGTTGACGCAGGCCCAAGGCGGGGTCGCGACAGCGTCGACCAGCCTGTCGTCGCAAAGTGGCTTGACCCAACTGGCGCAACAAGCGGAGAGCGGAACACTGCAAGTGGGAACGTCCTCTGTGGGCAGTGGCGGCTACAAGGCACCGTAATGGTAAAGCCGTGATTTTAGGGGCAGGCGTAAACGGTCTGCCCCTCAAGTTTTTTCTGGGGGTGAATCCCTTTGCCGAGCAATCTGATTACCACACTGTTTGCCATCTGCGTCAGCTTCGCCGTGGCTGTCATTGTGATGCTCGCGCCACCGCTCGTCAGTACCAAACTGAAAATGGACACCGTTGCACAAGACGCGGCCCGGGTGTACGCGATCACGGGAAGCGTCAACGCGGTACAAAACGAGGTCACTGCGGACCTGGCCGCAGAACACGTTCCGACTTCGTGGAACGGGCAAACCCTCATCTCGGTGTCCGTGATCCCAGATGGGAGTCAGCAAGCCGGGGTAGTAATGGACGCGACGCCGTCGTCGGAAAACTCCGATGTGGTGATTCAATACAACGCCCCTGTCCCATTTGATCGGGCGCTCACCTTGTTCGGCGGACCGGTACTTCCGGCAACCATCCCCATGAGTGCATCGGCATCCTTATGGAATGAAGTGCAGTACACGGGGGTGGGTTCCGGATGAAGGTCATGGGTCGAGTTTGGACATGGTTGTCGCGAGAAGCCGGCTACACGTTCAGTCTCAATTTTGCGTTTCTGACCGTGACGGTGGGCATGATCCTGCTTCTCATCCTCGCTTGGATCGCGTCCGGCCTTGCAGCAGGGACGGAACTTCGCAGAGCCACGGCCGCCGCTGCACTTGCTGCACAGGACAACGTGACGCAGTCTGTCACCGCCTCAGGAACGGGCTTTTTGACGTCCGCGGGGTGGACAGTCGATGGGTCCTATGCATCTGCAGCAGAGCAGGCGTTTGTCATGGAAGTAGTGGATATGCACCTGAACAACGTGTTCGAGAACCTCGATTGCCAGACGTCTGTGACAGGAAATCGCGTGGCGGTAACCGCGACCGGATCGTTTCTGCCGGTTTTTCTAGAGGCCGCTGCAAAGCGCATTCCGGGTCTTCAGGCAGTCTCTGTATCCATGAGTGTCACGGTGCCAGTGGAATACAAGGTTGTGGGAGAGGGGGGATCTTGAGATGGAAAGGGAAACACGCATGCTGCTTTGGGCACTGTTTGGCATTGGGGTTTTGACGGTCGCATTTCTTCCGGCGGCATGGACCAGCCTCAATCACAATACGTCAACCGCGGTCAAATCAAATGCCAAGATGGCGCAGGTGCTATGGGGACAGTCGCCGTCCGTCACACCGTACGTTTCAGGATGGGCGAAGGATACGAGCGTCCCGATTATTCCTGGTGCAGTCCAGCCGCATATCACGTCTTTGTCTTGGAAGACGTCAACGTGGGGTCCGCAGCTCGTCATCTCCGGGTATGGATTCGGCAACCCACCGGCGCCCGGGAACGCATCGATCACGATTCCGGATACCACGCGCGGATGGGTCGCAGGCGACGCCAGTCAATACGGCGTACAGCCCATCGTCTCGCTCTGGCGCAATGACCGGATTGAGATCAGTGGGTTTGCCGCATATGGGCAGTCGGATGTGAGTCATTGGTCGGATGGAAACGGGAGCTGGGTATTTGCGTCAGGCGACGCGTTAACGATCCAGGTGACCAACCCACAAACCGGTGATACAGGAAACTATCAGGTGCTTTATCCACCGAGTGCTCCGTTGCCATCGTTGACACTGAACCCGCTCTCGGACCTTGTCGCAGGTGCACAGACAACGATCAGCGGACAAGTCACCTTTACCGGACAGCCGCTGGCCAATCAAGCGGTGAATGTCTCCGTGACCTCTGGTCAGCTCGGTGGCACAGCGTATACGGACAACCCGAACGAACATGTGGTGTACACAGACCCAACGGGGCATTTCTCCATTCCCTATATGGCAAACACAAGTGGCATCGTGTCGGTTACCGTCATGGCAGATGGCGTAACAGAACACATGACGTTCACAGTGGAAAACCCGCACTTGGTACTCCAGGTGAACGTACCGACGCCAAACTTGAGTTTACCAAGTGGCGCGGTGAACCCATGGAATGGCGATGTGACAGACTTTCCGTTCTACGCCTTCTCCCAGCTTCCCATCAACATGAACTTCCCTTACCCGGCGCAAGCTGTGTCCGGTGGCACACACACGCTTTGGAACAAAGACTCGGCGATGAATTTTTGGGTGGGGCAAAACCCGGACTTTCCAAACGGCGTGCAGTTTGACCACACCACGGTCACCGTACCCACTTCGGAAACCGCCCAAATCAGCCTTCCGGACGCTGTATCTGACGGATGGGTGGATGATTTTGAAGTCATCTACGTGAACGGCAGACCTGTCGCGATATCCACTTACGGGGCGAGCGCTTCCGAGTTTGCAGGGGTTCCAATGTTTTCAAGTAACATCGAACAGATCCCGGTTCAACTGAAACCTGGGCAAAACGACGTCGTGATCGAAGGCCTGAACACAGATGGATTTGCTGGGGCTGGCTTGCAACCCGCGTTTATGGACCTGAAGATGACAGATCCGAGTGGGAAGGTCCTTGCGTCTACAGCGGATCCGTCAGCGTGGCAGAGTACAGGGTATATAGAGTCCACTCCCTCATCGTGGAACACGGCTGCAACGGAATACATCCTACAAGAGGGAACTGCAGAACCCGTTTATGAAGAGCAGTCGAGTGCAGCACTTGTCGGTCAGCATTATCCGGTACAGGGTCGGCTCACCTCGAACGGACAGCCGGTGGCGGATCAAACGGTGAGGCTTACGGTAACGGGGGGTACGGTACAGCCCGGTGTGGTCAAAACCGACGCGTCGGGGAACTTTACCGCAACCTTTACAGCACCGGGTACTCCCGGTATCTACAAGATCACCGCAACGGGAGCAGGGTCATCCACGACGACGACCGTACCTGTCGTAAGCAACCAATTGGTGAGCGGTCCCATCATGAACGGCATGCCCTCACAGTGGAGTGGGGATTGGGCTTCGCATATGTATCTCACCTCTCTTCCGCAAAACGCGCAGATTCTGGCCAGTAATGGTTCACAGCCAACGGCAGCCTATTTCCGGTATGGAGGCGGACAGGTACTGGTTGATGCGCAGACGGTTGAGTTTTACTACGGCAATGACAGTTGGGCGACAATCGAGTGGAACAATGTGATCCACGATTTTCTCGAACCGGCCAAAAAGCCAATCTTACTACTCTACGACGGCGTAAATTGGGGCAGCAACGCACAGGCGGTGAACGCCATCAAACAGGCGGTGCCAAGTGCGGCGGTGAGTACCCTTTCCACACCGAATATCCCGGATATGAACCAGTATGGAACGATTGTGGTGGATGCGGTGCAGGCAGGTTGGTTTGAGCAGAACCTCGAACAGGTCATGCCGCAGATCGATACCTGGATTCAGAACGGTGGGACGCTCATCTTTGACTCGACAGAGCAGCAGAACATTCAGTGGAGTGTAGGGCCAGACGGAATATCTAATGTTTGGGATCTCTCACCGGTGAATGACCTCGTGGGCAATCTTCAGTAGACGTGACAATGACGCGCCGCTGGGCAGGATGGACACCGTCGAATCGATACGTCTTAGCGGCACCACAAGGGAGGTGGGAGCTTGGTCTCGAAGATTGTTTTGCAGGCACTGTTCGGTAGTTCGGCGATGATAGAGGATCCATGGACACTTCACGCTCAGGTGATTTGGCTGACGCTGCTTGTCTTCACGGTTGTCGCTGCATGGTTTGACATAAGAGAACGCCGCATCCCCAACACGTGGAATCTCGCGGGTTTGGAGGTTTTGCTAGGATTACAAGTTTGGTTTGGGGCATACATCAGTGCATTTGTTGCCGTGTTTCTCACGGGACTCGTGATGCTCCTGCCCACAGTCTATCAGGCATGGGGCCAAGGCGACTGGAAAATGGCAATGGTCTATGGGGCAGCACTGGGCGTGCTGCCCACGCTTATGATTTGGTGGCTGGCCATGCTGGTGGCCAAGGTCTACAGCACCATCATAAAGAAGATCGGGGTTCTACGGCTACAAATGGATGCCAAAGCGGGCCTGCCCGTGGCTGTCTTCGTTCTGATGGCGTCGATTCTCTTCTTTGCTGCCTTGTCTCTCATATAAAGGAACAATGCGGCCTATCGTTGATTGCGTCTCTGAAGGAGGCCTCTTCTCGATTGTCTGATGCGGCAAGCCGCTATCTAGCCCTCCGCACACAGGAGGGGTTTTTGCCCTACACCATCCGGGCTTACCAGGTTCAACACAATCTATTGATTCGAGACATCGGCGATGTCGAAGATGGACCTCATCACATTAGAACGTCTACGGGGACATGAACAGGAGCACACGCATATGAAGCCAAGCAGTCTCGGGCATAAGGTACGGGCCATTAAGGTCCTATTCAAGTGACCGGTAGAAGAGGATCTCCTTGTGCGCGATCCAACGGTGAAGCTGAAGGAATCAAAGCTTGGCAAGCATGTACCAAAGGCGCTCATGATGGATGAACTTGAACTGCTGCGGGATTCCTGCACCAGTATCTTGAAGCAGGCGCTGATGGAGTTTTTCTTTACCATAAGGATGTTGGGTGGGGAAGGTCCAAAAGCTGAATCGCAGTGCCATCGACGGGCAGCGCGGCTGTGTGAACGTCATCGGGAAGGGCAACAAGGAGCGGGAGGTGTACTTTGGCTCAAAGGCCCACATTGAGCCCGATAAGTGACCATTTCAACCGTTTGTTCACGACAAGGATTACCTCCTAAAATCCAGTGAATCCACCGTATAGGCGGATGAGCAGTATTGTGATACGGGACAACATGTTCGTGAGTAGCAGTACACCCATCACAATCATGATGTACCCGCCTACTTTTGACAGGATGGCGCCATATTTCGCAAGTTTGCGGACGGACCCCAGCGAAAAGCCAAGGATCAAATAGGGCATCGCAAAGCCGACGATATAAGCGAGAATGAGAGAGATTCCGTAAGCGCTTTGCGTGGCACTGAGAACCAGGACGCCTGCGAGGATGGGGCCGATGCAGGGCGACCAACCTGCCGCAAAACTTATGCCGACAAGCACGGAACCCAAATAGCTCGTCCTGTTGGTTTTGTATTCCCATTTTTTCTCCATCATGAGCCACTTTGGTGTGAGCAGACCGCTGAGTGCAAGGCCCATGACGATGACGATGATCCCGCCGACAACCCGAATGACATTTCGATAGCTGACAAACAATTGACCAATCAGCGTGGCTGATAACCCGAGTGCAAAGAAGATGATCGAGAAGCCAAGGATGAAAAACAGGGTGTGCGTGATAGCCTTCATGCGATGGTTAAGTGTGTGTGCTTGTGACGGGCTGAACGTAACACCCGAAATATAAGAAATATATGATGGGTACAATGGTAGGACGCACGGAGACAAAAAAGACAAGACACCTGCGAGAAACGATAAAAACACGGTGGGATGATTACCTAGCAGAGAGAACCCTCCTCTTCGTACATACATCGAGATGGTGGACAGCACGGGATTCATTCAGTTTAGCAGACCATTATGAGAAACTTGTGAATTTGAGCTGGAAGGGGGGCTGTGGGATGCCAAAGCCTACACCTATGTGATATAAATACACAGCGGTAGCGATCATTGTTAAGCAATGTTTGCGACCACCATTGAAGTTCATCGAATGGATTAGGGACAACGAGTGGAATAGGATGTTTTTCGGCTACGGTTGTGTACCGACCAGCATTGCCTTTGCCATCCAAACCAAGAACGGGTACGTAAAAGCCGTAGATACAGGGGCGTACGGGAAACAAGGCAACTGACTGACCGACGCCTGTCTCTTGCCAGAACACTTGGTAACCATTCAACGGTTACCGTGGCCAATCAATGGAGAAGGTCGTTCCGCTCCCTGGGTTACTCTCGACGCCAATCTTTCCGTTTGAACGTTCTACCAACCGCTTCACAATTGCTAGTCCCAGACCACTTCCTCCTCGATTGCGGTCTCTGGACTTTTCCACACGGTAGAAGCGTTCAAAGATATTATCGAGTTCATGTTCTGGTATCCCGATACCCGTATCGGTGATGTGAACATAGCTGCGGTTCTGTATTGAACCGACATTTACATGGACAGCACCACCTGTAGAGGTGTACTTTACGGCATTGTCCAGCAGGTTCCAAACGATCTGAGATAGATCATGATTGTGGATGACAACGGGTAGGGGTTCTATCGGGGCCTCAAAAGAAAGCGTAATTCTGGAACTCTCGCATCGGGGGACAAACATTTGAACGACTTGCTCTGCAACTTCCCTTAGATCCGTGTGTTCGGACACAACAAGAGGAATCTGGTCTGCCTCGTACAAGCTTTCTACGGATTTGACCAGTGATTCGAAGCGCTCGACCTCTTCGATACAACTGCGAAGCCGATCAGGGCTTGGTTCCCATATGCCGTCGATGAATGCCTCGATGTGAGACTTGAGCGTCATCAGTGGTGTGCGAAGTTCATGTGCGACATCTTGCATCAAATTCTTGCGAAACGCTTCCTGCTTCTCCAACTCCTTGGACAGGTAGTTTAGCGCTTCGGCCATTGATGACAATTCGTCTTTGCCCTTAACAGGGGCGGATTCTTCCAAATTCCCTCCGGCAATGCGCACAGCCTTTTGTCTCATCCATAGGATCCGCTCGGTGAAAGCCCTAGAAATTAACGTCACGATAAGGCCAACGAAGAGGATGAATACCGGCAGTGTCCATATAAGGCTTTGTGTAAGAGCTACATCGAAGCGATTTTGCAAGGCTTGAGCAACGTCGGGAGGCAGAGCCTTCACCGCCTCGCAGGCGAGGCCAAAACACTGGTGCATTTCGAGGCGGAGGACAAGGGCGAGAATCAGTATCACCGTCGTGACAGTCAAGAGTAGGGTCAGCGTGAGTTTCGTTCGAATGCTCATGATTCCATGCCTCCAAAACGATAACCGATACCATATACCGTCTGAACGTATACCGGTTCTTTGGGGTTATCTTCAATTTTCGAGCGGAGATTTTTGATGTGAGCGTCTACCGCACGAGACCCACCTCGAAAGTCCATCCCGAAAGCAGTTTCAATGAGTTCTTCCCGCTTAAATACCCTGCCTGGGTATCGGCACAATGTTGTAAGCACCCTATATTCCATGAATGTCAAGGAGGCGTCAACGCCGCTCTTCAAGACACATTGTTTATCGTTATCGATGACGAGATCGCCACTGTGGTAGACGAGGCGACTCGCCAACGTCTCATGTTCGTGTGAACGCCGTAAAATAGCGCCGACTCGTGCGACCACTTCCTTTGGGCTGCACGGCTTCGTCACGTAATCGTCCGCACCCAAGTGAAGTCCGTCTATGCGATCCTGTTCTGCATGCTTGGCAGTCAGCATCAGAATGGGAACGGATGAGGTACGCCGAAGGCGCATGCATACTTCCTCGCCGGACACGTCAGGTAGCATTAGGTCCAAAATAACAAGAGAGGGTCTATTGGCTTCAAATAAGCGTAAAGCGTCACGACCAGTGAAAGCGCAGATGACGCTGTATCCTGCTTTTTGGAGATAGCCTGACATCACGTCTACGATTTTGGGCTCGTCATCGGCCACTAAGATGGTATAAGGTTTCATTTTTGTCACACCTAGAGATATCGTCTGCGGGGCACACTGCTCCCGTAGCTTCTGCTTGTTCGCTTCATTTACTCTTCATGCCAGCTTGTTTGGCGTATTCAACCATCTGTTATTCCGTAAGCGGCCAATGAGGTGCTGCACAGTTCGACCTCTTGAGTCGATCAGGAAGAATAATCGACTCAACGGTGATCTGGAGCATTCAATGCCTTCTTGTTGTCGTAGAAGTAATGCTCTATTTGGCGGTCATTCGACGCTTCCAGCTTCGATAACTTGGTTTGATTCACTGCATCTCTTTAATTGGGTTTAGCCCCGTTCATCGCTTCATTTATGAGCTGTTGAATTTGGTTCTTTGTGAGAATTCCGATGTGAACATTCACGATTGTACCGTTTGGATCGACAATGAACGTTGTCGGATACCCAATAACCTGATAGTCATGTGAGAATGCACCCTTGGTATCTAACAGTACAGGATAAGAGATTCCGTATTTGTGAACGAAGCTCTTTGCGTCGGTTACGGAATCGTCGCTCGTCATGTTTATGCCAACGAACTCAACCTTACCGGTGTATTTTTTGGACATAGCAACTAAATCAGGCGTTTCTTGTTGACATGGATAGCACCAGGATGCCCAAGCATTTATCACCAAAATTTTATTTCCTAAGAGCTGGTTGAGGCTGACAGTGGAT
The Alicyclobacillus curvatus genome window above contains:
- a CDS encoding prepilin peptidase, which translates into the protein MVSKIVLQALFGSSAMIEDPWTLHAQVIWLTLLVFTVVAAWFDIRERRIPNTWNLAGLEVLLGLQVWFGAYISAFVAVFLTGLVMLLPTVYQAWGQGDWKMAMVYGAALGVLPTLMIWWLAMLVAKVYSTIIKKIGVLRLQMDAKAGLPVAVFVLMASILFFAALSLI
- a CDS encoding cytochrome c biogenesis protein CcdA, whose product is MYVRRGGFSLLGNHPTVFLSFLAGVLSFLSPCVLPLYPSYISYISGVTFSPSQAHTLNHRMKAITHTLFFILGFSIIFFALGLSATLIGQLFVSYRNVIRVVGGIIVIVMGLALSGLLTPKWLMMEKKWEYKTNRTSYLGSVLVGISFAAGWSPCIGPILAGVLVLSATQSAYGISLILAYIVGFAMPYLILGFSLGSVRKLAKYGAILSKVGGYIMIVMGVLLLTNMLSRITILLIRLYGGFTGF
- a CDS encoding HAMP domain-containing histidine kinase, with protein sequence MSIRTKLTLTLLLTVTTVILILALVLRLEMHQCFGLACEAVKALPPDVAQALQNRFDVALTQSLIWTLPVFILFVGLIVTLISRAFTERILWMRQKAVRIAGGNLEESAPVKGKDELSSMAEALNYLSKELEKQEAFRKNLMQDVAHELRTPLMTLKSHIEAFIDGIWEPSPDRLRSCIEEVERFESLVKSVESLYEADQIPLVVSEHTDLREVAEQVVQMFVPRCESSRITLSFEAPIEPLPVVIHNHDLSQIVWNLLDNAVKYTSTGGAVHVNVGSIQNRSYVHITDTGIGIPEHELDNIFERFYRVEKSRDRNRGGSGLGLAIVKRLVERSNGKIGVESNPGSGTTFSIDWPR
- a CDS encoding response regulator transcription factor: MKPYTILVADDEPKIVDVMSGYLQKAGYSVICAFTGRDALRLFEANRPSLVILDLMLPDVSGEEVCMRLRRTSSVPILMLTAKHAEQDRIDGLHLGADDYVTKPCSPKEVVARVGAILRRSHEHETLASRLVYHSGDLVIDNDKQCVLKSGVDASLTFMEYRVLTTLCRYPGRVFKREELIETAFGMDFRGGSRAVDAHIKNLRSKIEDNPKEPVYVQTVYGIGYRFGGMES
- a CDS encoding TlpA family protein disulfide reductase, whose amino-acid sequence is MKKLVLPIASILLLLAGCGTVSTTSAQSSEPPTNIAAGQPVPKSPLVGKSAPKFSLPTLDQKSTVSLNQLLGNKILVINAWASWCYPCQQETPDLVAMSKKYTGKVEFVGINMTSDDSVTDAKSFVHKYGISYPVLLDTKGAFSHDYQVIGYPTTFIVDPNGTIVNVHIGILTKNQIQQLINEAMNGAKPN